A single region of the Gossypium arboreum isolate Shixiya-1 chromosome 12, ASM2569848v2, whole genome shotgun sequence genome encodes:
- the LOC108476522 gene encoding fasciclin-like arabinogalactan protein 9 yields the protein MASSSPLSPILLSLFLVFICGVSAQTAPAPAPSGPLNFTGILDKNGQYTYFLQLLAQTQVGSQVQTQLKTTTEGFTVFAPTDNAFNNLKPGTVNNLDPEQKVQLVLYHVIPKYYSLNDLQFVSNPVRTQAGEDFGLNVTGLNNQVNVSSGVVETQINNALYQKKPLAIYQADKVLLPEEFFEAKSPAAAPSPATKKSSTGSKSNSRASATADEPASADNSGSTVRNMGLGFVVGLALACMGFLS from the coding sequence ATGGCTTCATCATCTCCTCTTTCTCCCATTCTCCTCTCTCTGTTTCTAGTATTCATTTGTGGGGTGTCAGCTCAAACGGCTCCCGCCCCTGCCCCCTCTGGCCCCTTGAATTTCACTGGAATCCTTGACAAAAATGGCCAATACACCTACTTCCTTCAGCTTTTGGCACAGACTCAAGTTGGGAGCCAAGTACAAACTCAACTCAAAACCACCACTGAAGGCTTTACCGTCTTTGCTCCCACAGATAATGCCTTCAACAACCTCAAACCTGGCACCGTCAATAACCTGGACCCAGAACAGAAAGTACAACTAGTTCTATACCACGTTATTCCCAAATACTACTCCTTGAACGATCTCCAATTTGTTAGCAACCCCGTTAGAACCCAAGCTGGTGAGGATTTCGGCCTCAACGTAACTGGCCTGAACAACCAGGTTAACGTCTCAAGCGGGGTTGTCGAGACTCAGATTAACAACGCATTATATCAAAAGAAACCTCTGGCAATTTATCAAGCGGACAAGGTGTTGTTGCCTGAGGAGTTTTTTGAAGCTAAATCCCCAGCGGCTGCACCTTCACCGGCGACAAAGAAATCATCAACAGGGTCTAAATCGAACTCAAGAGCATCAGCAACCGCAGATGAGCCAGCTTCTGCTGATAATTCAGGATCAACCGTAAGGAATATGGGGTTGGGATTCGTTGTTGGGCTTGCATTGGCTTGCATGGGATTTCTCTCATGA